Proteins from one Calditrichota bacterium genomic window:
- a CDS encoding phenylalanine--tRNA ligase subunit beta, whose translation IRRTSKALAISTESSQRFERGVDPNGVLYASDRAAQLMAQLCGATVARGVVDVYPAPIERRKLQLRGQRVRQVLGAEIPLQECATILSGLGAEVEERGDSLHVQVPTYRPDLEREIDLIEEVARVWSYDRIPARVVAPVDSSRPQVISDAVVEKGRECLVGLGYYEACTVSLLSTRHAALFAEEQELVRLKNPLTEEYSALRPSMIPGLLQVCAHNLNRGVTSIRAFEIGRCFGATGDGYTEWKALGMVLVGLVRPRSWAGEHREVNLFDVKGHLSALFETWRLSEVEFAPGKWQVCTKGGLEVWLNKEVVARFGAVREEVLRAFDIERGKVFVAEVHLPAVAGYALRPVLYRPVPKFPYAPRDLSVVVDQQVPAESLVKAIRKFGGGLLREVQVVDLYAGKQIPQGKKSLTFSLVFQEETRTLRDAEVDEAMRRIIEGLHAETGAVLRS comes from the coding sequence CATCAGGCGTACCTCAAAGGCATTGGCCATCTCCACAGAGTCCTCGCAGCGCTTCGAACGCGGAGTCGATCCCAACGGCGTGCTTTATGCCTCCGATCGCGCAGCGCAGCTAATGGCACAACTCTGCGGCGCGACAGTGGCCCGAGGCGTGGTGGACGTTTACCCGGCGCCCATTGAGCGTCGCAAACTCCAGCTTCGCGGCCAGCGCGTGCGCCAGGTGCTCGGGGCGGAGATACCGCTTCAGGAGTGTGCGACCATTCTTTCCGGACTTGGTGCGGAGGTGGAGGAAAGAGGCGACTCGTTGCACGTGCAGGTGCCCACCTACCGGCCTGACTTGGAGCGCGAGATCGACCTCATCGAAGAAGTCGCCAGAGTGTGGAGTTACGACCGCATCCCGGCGCGGGTGGTAGCTCCGGTTGATTCTTCCCGTCCGCAGGTCATTTCCGATGCCGTGGTGGAGAAGGGACGGGAGTGTCTGGTCGGTCTGGGGTACTACGAAGCGTGCACCGTCAGCCTGCTCAGTACGCGGCACGCAGCCCTGTTTGCCGAGGAGCAGGAGCTGGTGCGGCTCAAGAATCCTCTCACCGAAGAGTACTCAGCCTTGCGGCCGAGCATGATTCCTGGCCTTCTCCAGGTCTGCGCCCACAACCTCAACCGCGGCGTCACGAGCATCAGGGCCTTCGAAATTGGGCGCTGCTTCGGCGCAACCGGCGATGGTTACACCGAATGGAAAGCTTTGGGTATGGTTCTGGTTGGCCTTGTCCGCCCCCGCTCGTGGGCAGGCGAGCACCGAGAGGTAAACCTCTTCGACGTGAAAGGCCATTTGTCGGCGCTCTTCGAAACCTGGCGCCTCTCCGAAGTCGAGTTTGCGCCTGGCAAGTGGCAAGTCTGCACTAAGGGCGGTCTGGAGGTATGGTTAAACAAGGAAGTGGTGGCGCGATTTGGGGCAGTTCGCGAGGAGGTGCTGAGGGCTTTCGACATCGAGCGAGGCAAAGTCTTCGTTGCCGAAGTGCATCTCCCTGCGGTGGCTGGTTACGCGCTACGCCCAGTGCTGTACCGGCCCGTGCCCAAGTTCCCCTATGCGCCGCGTGACCTGTCGGTAGTGGTCGACCAGCAGGTGCCCGCCGAGAGCTTGGTAAAGGCTATTCGCAAATTCGGCGGCGGTCTGCTTCGTGAAGTGCAAGTGGTGGACCTTTACGCTGGCAAACAAATCCCGCAAGGGAAGAAGAGCCTGACGTTCTCTTTGGTGTTCCAAGAGGAAACTCGAACCTTGAGGGACGCCGAGGTGGACGAGGCAATGCGGAGGATCATTGAGGGTCTGCACGCGGAAACGGGCGCTGTGCTGAGGTCTTGA
- the zapB gene encoding cell division protein ZapB, producing MDFTQLEKLESRVRAAVDLIRHLREENRQLRVQNSRLLEELERLQAERDTLRVQQPYSSGGGQVEGMEVLEEVRTRIRHLLQRLEKEQTG from the coding sequence ATGGATTTCACGCAACTTGAGAAACTGGAATCGCGTGTACGTGCGGCAGTGGACCTCATTCGGCATCTCCGCGAAGAGAATCGCCAGCTGCGCGTGCAGAATAGTCGGCTCTTGGAGGAGTTGGAGCGTCTGCAAGCCGAACGTGATACCCTCCGCGTTCAGCAACCGTATTCAAGTGGCGGTGGACAGGTAGAGGGGATGGAGGTGCTGGAAGAGGTGCGCACGCGCATTCGCCACCTCTTGCAGCGGCTCGAGAAAGAACAAACTGGCTGA
- a CDS encoding cell division protein ZapA, which produces MAGEYTVLKVNIFGTDYPVRGTTDPEYILRVARYVDRKMREVDEAAAGRPVLKVAILAALNIADELFRERESKERPIRDYEERVQRLSEELAAVLGEQSVATSGEHTSTDRRDPSGDCGT; this is translated from the coding sequence ATGGCGGGCGAGTATACCGTTCTCAAGGTCAATATCTTCGGGACCGACTATCCAGTTCGCGGGACCACCGACCCCGAGTACATCCTGCGGGTGGCCCGCTACGTTGACCGGAAGATGCGCGAGGTGGACGAGGCAGCCGCTGGGCGGCCTGTCCTCAAGGTGGCGATCCTCGCCGCCCTGAATATTGCTGACGAACTCTTCCGTGAACGCGAAAGTAAAGAGCGTCCCATTCGAGACTACGAAGAACGGGTACAGAGGCTTTCTGAAGAGCTGGCCGCAGTGTTGGGAGAACAGTCGGTAGCTACGTCCGGAGAGCACACAAGCACCGATCGGCGCGATCCGTCAGGCGATTGCGGCACTTAG
- the rny gene encoding ribonuclease Y — translation MAVTTLIVAIACAAVAFVAGWFASKKIGQGKIASAEKLAEKIISEAEKTAEALKKEKLLEAKDEWLRMKQEFESETKSRRVELQNLERQLANRELNLDKRADLLNKKERDLEQLSQQLKQESAAVHKRQEELDRLIEEQNARLEKISGLSHEEAKKLLMDNLLEKARHEAAQMIKEIKDQARQNANREAREIVLQAIQRSAADHSVETTVSVVNLPNDEMKGRIIGREGRNIRAFEMATGIEIIVDDTPEAVILSGFDPLRREIARLALEKLIADGRIHPARIEEVVQKTAQEVEESLSQVGEKAMLETGVHGLHPELVKLLGKLHYRTSYGQNALQHAIEVSYLAGLMAAQLGLDANLAKRAGLLHDIGKAIDRYTEGTHTQIGVELAKKYGENPAVVNAIAAHHEDVEITSPIAILVQAADAISSSRPGARRESLESYVKRLEKLEEVAKSFSGVGRAYAIQAGREIRVMVEPDKVNDAMAEQLSSDIAQKIQAEMEYPGQIKVTVIREYRAVDYAK, via the coding sequence ATGGCTGTGACGACGTTGATAGTTGCCATCGCCTGTGCGGCGGTGGCGTTTGTGGCGGGATGGTTCGCAAGCAAGAAAATTGGTCAGGGGAAGATTGCCAGCGCCGAGAAGCTGGCAGAAAAGATCATCTCCGAAGCCGAGAAGACTGCCGAGGCCCTGAAGAAGGAAAAACTGCTCGAGGCCAAGGACGAATGGCTTCGGATGAAGCAAGAGTTCGAGAGCGAAACCAAGTCGCGGCGGGTAGAGCTTCAGAACCTCGAGCGGCAGCTCGCCAACCGAGAGCTCAACCTCGACAAACGGGCTGACCTGCTGAACAAGAAAGAGCGGGATCTGGAGCAGCTCAGCCAGCAACTGAAGCAGGAATCGGCAGCAGTACACAAGCGACAGGAGGAACTGGACCGCCTCATCGAGGAGCAGAACGCCCGCCTGGAGAAGATCTCCGGTCTTTCCCACGAGGAGGCCAAGAAACTCCTCATGGACAACCTTCTCGAGAAGGCCAGACACGAGGCCGCCCAGATGATCAAGGAGATCAAGGACCAGGCGCGGCAAAATGCCAACCGGGAGGCACGAGAGATTGTCCTGCAGGCCATCCAGCGCTCTGCGGCTGACCACTCGGTGGAGACGACCGTGTCGGTGGTCAATTTGCCCAACGATGAGATGAAAGGGCGCATCATCGGCCGCGAGGGGCGCAACATCCGCGCCTTCGAGATGGCCACCGGCATCGAGATCATCGTCGACGACACACCCGAGGCGGTCATTCTTTCTGGTTTCGACCCGCTGCGCCGCGAAATCGCCCGACTGGCCCTGGAGAAGCTCATCGCTGACGGCCGCATTCACCCGGCGCGCATCGAGGAGGTAGTGCAGAAAACGGCCCAGGAGGTGGAAGAGAGCCTCTCCCAGGTGGGCGAGAAGGCAATGTTGGAGACAGGGGTGCACGGCCTTCACCCCGAGCTGGTCAAGCTCCTTGGCAAGCTCCACTACCGCACCAGCTACGGTCAAAATGCCCTCCAGCATGCCATCGAGGTTTCGTATCTGGCGGGACTGATGGCCGCCCAGCTCGGGCTGGATGCGAACCTTGCCAAACGGGCTGGCCTGCTGCACGACATCGGCAAGGCCATCGACCGCTACACCGAGGGGACGCATACTCAGATTGGCGTCGAGCTGGCGAAGAAGTATGGCGAGAACCCCGCAGTGGTGAACGCCATCGCCGCCCACCACGAGGACGTCGAGATCACTTCTCCGATTGCCATCCTTGTGCAGGCGGCCGATGCCATCTCCAGCTCCCGTCCAGGTGCGCGGCGCGAGTCGTTGGAAAGCTATGTGAAGCGCCTCGAGAAGTTAGAAGAGGTGGCCAAGTCCTTCAGCGGGGTAGGCAGGGCTTACGCCATCCAGGCCGGAAGGGAGATTAGGGTGATGGTTGAGCCCGACAAGGTGAACGACGCAATGGCTGAGCAGCTTTCCTCTGACATCGCACAGAAGATACAGGCGGAAATGGAGTACCCAGGGCAAATCAAGGTCACCGTCATACGCGAGTATCGGGCGGTGGACTATGCGAAGTGA
- a CDS encoding bifunctional 5,10-methylene-tetrahydrofolate dehydrogenase/5,10-methylene-tetrahydrofolate cyclohydrolase — protein MSARIIDGKAIAAQVMAEVAREVADLRARGVVPGLAVILVGDDPASASYVRGKRKACEELGMRSETVHLPAHTTQSQLLNTIEELCTAGWAHGLLVQLPLPGHIDEKVIIEAIPPSMDVDGFHPVNRGRLTSGEDTFVPCTPAGIQELLLRSGYDPEGRHVVIVGRSQIVGLPLAILLAQKRAGANATVTICHSRTRNLAEVTKTADILVAAIGSPATIRAEMVRAGTVVIDVGVNRVEDPSSPKGYRLVGDVDFAAVSQVAAAITPVPGGVGPMTIAMLMKNTLKAAKASLAGH, from the coding sequence ATGAGCGCCAGGATCATTGACGGCAAGGCCATTGCGGCACAGGTTATGGCAGAGGTAGCCAGGGAAGTGGCGGATCTTCGCGCGCGAGGCGTGGTGCCAGGCCTGGCCGTCATCCTGGTTGGCGACGACCCCGCCTCCGCAAGCTATGTGCGCGGCAAGCGGAAGGCGTGCGAGGAGCTGGGTATGCGGTCGGAGACTGTCCACCTCCCGGCGCACACCACGCAGAGCCAGTTGCTCAACACTATCGAGGAGCTCTGCACGGCGGGGTGGGCACATGGCCTCCTGGTGCAGCTGCCGCTGCCTGGCCACATCGACGAAAAGGTAATCATAGAAGCCATCCCCCCGTCGATGGACGTGGATGGCTTTCACCCGGTCAATCGGGGGAGGTTGACTTCCGGCGAGGATACATTCGTTCCCTGCACGCCCGCAGGCATTCAGGAGTTGCTGTTGCGCTCCGGGTATGACCCTGAGGGTCGACACGTGGTCATCGTCGGGCGCAGTCAAATCGTTGGGTTGCCTCTGGCGATTCTCCTGGCCCAGAAGCGCGCGGGAGCCAATGCTACCGTGACCATCTGCCACAGCAGGACCAGGAACCTGGCGGAGGTGACCAAGACCGCAGACATTCTGGTGGCGGCCATCGGTTCGCCAGCTACGATTCGGGCAGAGATGGTGCGCGCCGGCACGGTGGTCATAGACGTCGGAGTCAACAGGGTGGAGGATCCCTCGAGCCCCAAGGGGTATCGACTGGTGGGGGATGTGGATTTTGCCGCGGTGTCGCAGGTTGCGGCGGCCATCACCCCGGTGCCAGGAGGTGTGGGGCCGATGACCATCGCCATGCTCATGAAGAATACACTCAAGGCGGCCAAAGCCTCGCTTGCCGGCCACTGA
- a CDS encoding tetratricopeptide repeat protein: MSAIPSQKIVQVTITAQNAGMIYDEGTELDSPEWRLAFQEALVRQYRFTVGELKITVEGERAVLRWTPPAFDAVAESYHRKALELARQRNFPQAAQQWKLACDTNPDDPHYWFNLSIAQFEQGDLTNAISSLERVLAICPVYHREYFLLGRAFIKLRKFADARRCFAEGLKFEPDNLAGLINLAATQSILREHDNAIATYERVLALKPNEPRAYFGLAKIYSALGDIEKANDCFRKVVELDKTGVLAPLARHSIVVTRPAAPQQSGPIALGTDELFSSGYRALAEGDYDNARRLLESYLEKKRKDARAWSLLATAYMRLGDLAKADEACAQAIKLEPNEGTHHKKQGMVRDLLGDPAGAHESLSHAAKLGRVDSTTLGLMGKSLVLLGRFREAAEVLEQALRQNRNNLLAHYYAAAAYRDMGSPAKAQEHLQHILTVRVASPLKERAERLLADLGRAPA, from the coding sequence ATGAGCGCCATACCCAGCCAGAAGATCGTGCAGGTTACCATCACCGCCCAAAACGCCGGGATGATCTACGACGAGGGTACGGAGCTGGACTCGCCCGAGTGGCGCCTTGCTTTCCAAGAAGCGCTGGTGCGGCAGTACCGCTTTACGGTGGGGGAACTGAAGATTACTGTTGAGGGCGAACGTGCGGTGCTACGCTGGACACCACCCGCTTTCGATGCGGTTGCCGAGAGCTACCACCGTAAGGCTCTGGAACTTGCCCGGCAGCGGAATTTCCCACAGGCCGCCCAGCAATGGAAGCTGGCCTGTGACACCAACCCCGACGACCCGCACTACTGGTTCAACCTCTCCATTGCCCAGTTCGAGCAGGGTGACTTGACCAACGCCATCTCCTCGCTGGAACGAGTGCTCGCTATCTGCCCTGTGTACCATCGGGAGTATTTCTTGCTCGGCCGGGCTTTTATCAAGCTGCGCAAGTTTGCCGATGCACGGCGCTGTTTTGCTGAAGGGCTGAAGTTCGAGCCCGACAACCTTGCCGGTCTCATCAACCTTGCGGCCACGCAGAGTATCCTGCGAGAGCACGACAACGCCATCGCCACCTACGAGCGAGTATTGGCTCTCAAGCCGAACGAGCCCCGTGCCTACTTTGGCCTGGCCAAAATATACTCGGCTCTAGGAGACATAGAAAAAGCGAACGACTGCTTCCGAAAGGTCGTCGAGTTGGATAAGACTGGCGTTCTTGCGCCCTTGGCTCGGCACTCGATCGTGGTCACCAGGCCGGCTGCACCGCAGCAGTCGGGTCCAATCGCACTGGGTACCGACGAGCTCTTCTCCTCAGGCTACCGAGCGCTGGCAGAGGGGGACTATGATAACGCCAGGCGCCTTCTGGAGAGCTATCTCGAGAAGAAGCGCAAGGATGCGCGCGCCTGGTCCCTGTTGGCAACGGCCTATATGCGCCTTGGCGACCTGGCGAAAGCCGACGAGGCATGCGCACAGGCCATCAAGCTTGAGCCGAACGAAGGGACTCACCACAAGAAACAGGGGATGGTCCGCGATCTGCTGGGGGATCCCGCGGGCGCACACGAGTCGCTCTCCCACGCGGCCAAGCTCGGACGAGTGGACAGCACTACGCTTGGGTTGATGGGCAAATCTCTTGTGCTCTTGGGCCGGTTCAGAGAGGCTGCCGAGGTTCTCGAGCAAGCCTTGCGCCAGAATCGCAACAACTTGCTTGCTCACTATTACGCCGCCGCTGCCTACCGGGACATGGGCTCGCCCGCCAAGGCTCAGGAGCACCTGCAGCACATTCTCACGGTGCGCGTTGCCAGCCCGCTGAAAGAGCGCGCCGAGCGCCTCTTAGCAGACTTGGGCAGAGCGCCTGCGTGA